In one Rutidosis leptorrhynchoides isolate AG116_Rl617_1_P2 chromosome 8, CSIRO_AGI_Rlap_v1, whole genome shotgun sequence genomic region, the following are encoded:
- the LOC139864050 gene encoding uncharacterized protein has protein sequence MSGRRTYSPDELRALINEGVSAALANMPGGSNTIQNCTYKEFMACKPLPFKGTEGPVGLTHWIEKMESVFSISNYAQANWVKFATSTLEGKALTWWNSIARPMGLEAAHAIPWEDIKTCMTAEYCPDNEVKKMEAELWDLKVIGIDLATYTNRYLELILLCPRMVPTERKKIDRYVKGLSENIQASVHASKPQTLQETINMANDLMDQFTQRNAAEVKSGDNKRKWTGNSNSQSSKKQEVSGKGYQGKAPYCSRCERHHEVRCTVTYGKCKKIGHLTKNCWSKTTGTANPPATNNGAVKTCYECGKKGHFRNECPNKKGPEKGRGRAFNINANEAREDPDLVTGTFLLNNHIVSVLFDCGANRSFVPIESSCMLDKTHVPIDTKYCIELVNGELIKANKIYKDCTLVLEGIPFLVDLMPIEIGSFDVVIGMDWLSKNRAEVVCFEKAIRIPLDDGENLMVYGDKTGVKLNLISCMKARKYLRKGYQAILAHVKKIETEEISSDVIAKTAFRTRYGHYEFLVMPFGLTNAPAVFMALMNRVCKPYLDKFVIVRIDDILVYSKSKVEHEQHLRLILELLEKEQLYAKFSKCFSKIARPLTALTHKGKKYEWSDVHEAAFQLLKQKLTSAPILSLPEGNDDFVLYYDASRQENVVADTLSRKERAKPLRVRALNLIVHTNLTTQIRDAQLEALKEENKKEESLRGLDKQFEIKGDGTRYFAGRIWVPRIGEVRKKVLDEAHKTRWDRFLPLAEFSYNNSYHSSIQAAPFEALYGRKCRSPICWNEVGDRQLTGPEIIHETTKHVVKIKQRLETARSRQKSYANVRRKDLEFQVGDRVMLKVSPWKGVIRFGKRGKLSPRYVGPFKIIERIGPVAYRLELPEQLAGIHDTFHLSNLKKCLANEDLIIPLDEIQVDDKLNFIEKPAEIIDRNVKGLRQSRIPIVKV, from the exons ATGTCTGGAAGACGAACCTACAGTCCTGATGAACTCCGAGCACTTATCAATGAAGGTGTCTCCGCTGCATTGGCTAATATGCCTGGAGGCTCAAACACAATACAAAACTGCACTTACAAGGAGTTTATGGCTTGTAAGCCACTACCATTCAAAGGCACTGAAGGACCGGTGGGTTTAACCCATTGGATTGAGAAGATGGAGTCAGTGTTTAGTATTAGTAATTATGCTCAAGCTAACTGGGTAAAGTTTGCTACTTCCACACTGGAAGGTAAAGCCTTGACCTGGTGGAATTCTATTGCTCGACCTATGGGTCTCGAGGCTGCTCATGCCATCCCTTGGGAAGACATCAAAACCTGTATGACTGCTGAGTATTGTCCCGATAATGAAGTTAAGAAGATGGAGGCAGAGTTATGGGATCTAAAGGTTATTGGGATTGATCTTGCTACTTATACCAACCGCTATTTGGAATTGATTCTGCTGTGTCCGAGAATGGTCCCAACTGAAAGGAAGAAAATCGACCGTTATGTTAAGGGTCTTTCTGAAAATATTCAAGCTAGCGTTCATGCTTCCAAACCCCAAACTTTGCAAGAGACCATTAATATGGCAAATGATCTCATGGATCAATTTACTCAACGGAATGCTGCTGAAGTGAAATCTGGGGATAATAAGAGGAAGTGGACTGGAAATTCTAACTCACAGTCCTCCAAAAAGCAGGAAGTTTCTGGAAAGGGGTATCAAGGAAAGGCTCCTTACTGTTCAAGGTGTGAGAGACACCATGAGGTAAGATGCACTGTGACTTATGGAAAGTGCAAGAAAATAGGGCACCTGACCAAGAACTGCTGGTCAAAGACTACTGGTACCGCAAATCCTCCTGCTACTAATAACGGTGCCGTGAAGACATGTTATGAGTGCGGTAAAAAGGGGCATTTTAGAAATGAATGTCCAAACAAGAAAGGACCAGAGAAAGGAAGAGGAAGAGCATTTAATATCAATGCTAACGAGGCTCGTGAGGACCCCGACTtggttactggtacgtttcttctAAACAATCACATTGTTtcagtattgtttgattgtggtgcaaaTAGAAGTTTCGTACCCATAGAATCTAGTTGCATGCTCGACAAAACCCATGTACCCATAGACACTAAGTACTGTATTGAACTGGTAAACGGTGAACTTATCAAGGCTAATAAAATCTACAAAGACTGTACCTTAGTTTTAGAAGGAATACCATTTTTGGTGGACCTGATGCCTATTGaaataggaagttttgacgtagtaataggaatggattggttgtctAAGAATAGAGCCGAAGTCGTATGTTTCGAGAAGGCGATTCGTATACCCCTTGATGACGGGGAAAATTTGATGGTTTATGGAGATAAAACCGGCGTAAAACTTAACCTGATTTCGTGCATGAAGGCACGAAAGTATCTAAGGAAAGGTTATcaagctatcctagcacatgtgaaaaagaTCGAAACCGAAGAAA tTTCTAGTGATGTCATTgccaagacagcgtttagaactcgctatggccattacgaatttttAGTGATGCCATTCGGGCTAACAAATGCTCCTGCAGTATTTATGGCCcttatgaatcgtgtatgcaagccctatctggacaagtttgtaATCGTtcgcatcgatgacatcttggtataCTCGAAGAGTAAagtggaacatgagcaacatctgagaTTGATATTGGAACTACTCGAGAAGGAACAATtgtacgcaaagttttcaaagt gtttctcaaaGATTGCACGACCATTGACCGCCTTGACACACAAGGGAAAGAAATATGAGTGGTCCGATGTGCATGAAGCTGCTTTCCAACTTCTAAAACAGAAGTTAACATCTGCTCCTATCCTATCCCTACCCGAAGGAAACGATGACTTTGTCTTATACTATGACGCATCCCGCCAAG AAAATGTAGTGGCTGACACCCTAAGCCGAAAAGAAAGGGCTAAACCTTTACGAGTTAGAGCTTTAAATCTGATTGTCCATACCAATTTGACTACACAAATTCGAGATGCCCAACTTGAAGCGCTTAAAGAAGAAAATAAGAAGGAAGAATCTCTTAGAGGTTTAGACAAGCAGTTCGAAATTAAAGGAGATGGAACTCGTTActttgctggaagaatttgggtcccAAGAATTGGCGAAGTAAGAAAGAAAGTgcttgatgaggcacataagacaag ATGGGATCGATTCctaccattagctgagttttcttataataacagttaccattcaagtatcCAAGCTGCACCGTTCGAGGCACTCTATGGGCGAAAATGTAGATCGccgatctgttggaatgaagtgggtgaCCGACAATTGACTGGACCTGAAATCATCCATGAGACAACCAAGCATGTTGTAAAGATTAAACAAAGGCTagagacggcccgaagtcgtcaaaagagctatgccaacgtTCGAAGGAAAGACTTAGAATTTCAAGTTGGGGATagagttatgctaaaggtgtcaccttggaaaggtgtaatacgcttcggcaaACGAGGAAAGCTGAGCCCAAGATATGTGGGGccttttaagatcatcgaacgtattgggccAGTGGCCTATCGACTAGAATTACCTGAACAACTCGCTGGAATACACGATACGTTTCACTTGTCGAATTTGAAAAAGTGCTTAGCAAATGAGGACCTTATCATCCCACTTGATGAAATCCAAGTTGACGACAAACTGAACTTTATTGAAAAACCCGCGGAAATCATTGACCGAAACGTCAAAGGACTTCGTCAAAGTAGAATACCAATCGTCAAAGTTTGA